The Caballeronia sp. M1242 nucleotide sequence TGCATAGCATGGGATTTACCTATGCAGTGATTTTTGTCCACCGCACAATGCAATGCAGTTCGGCTTGAAAGAGGTCAGATCGTCGCAATGGAAAGTCATCCGTTACGCTACTCGCTGCGGCAGTTGCGCTACTTCGTGGTCGCGGCGGAGGCCCTGTCGTTCACTGCCGCCGCCAGAAAGCTGCATATCTCGCAGCCTTCTATTTCCACCGCGCTGGCGGACCTCGAAGTGTCCTTCGGGGTTCAGCTATTCATCCGGCATCACGCGAGCGGTTTGTCGCTGACGCAGGCCGGACGCGACCTACTCGGGCAAGCCCGCAATCTGCTGAAGATCGCGGAAGAACTGCAAATGGCCGCCAAGGAACTCGATGGCGGCATGACTGGTTCCATCGCGCTCGGCTGCCTCGTTTCCCTCGCGCCGCCGCTGATGCCGGGCCTCATCAGCCGCTTCACGGCCGATCACGCGGGCATCGCCTTTCGCACGGTAGAAGGTCACCAGGACGCCTTGCTGCGCGGCCTGCATGACGGCTCGATCGATCTCGCGCTCACTTATAGCCTCGATCTCACTGAGGACATCGCCTTCACGCCGCTCTTGTCGTTGCCGCCTTATGCGATTCTGCCGCGCACGCATCGCCTCGCGCGCGCCCGCAAGATCTCGCTCGCCGATCTGTTGCCCGAGCCTTACGTCATGCTGGACCTGCCGCATAGCCGGGAATATTTCGCCGCGCTCTTCGATGCAGTGGGCAACCGGCCGGTGCCCGCGTTTCGCTCGTCGCAGCCCGAAGTGGTGCGAGGCATGGTGGCGAACGGTCTCGGCTATAGCCTGCTTAATTTCCCGCTCAAATCGAACCGCACCGTGGACGGCGAGGAGTTCGTCATTAAGCGTTTCAAAGACAACGTGAACGCGACGATGCTCGGCGTCGCGCAATCCCGCACTATGAAGCCGCGCCAGGTGGTGCACCGGTTCACCTCGTTCTGCGAGAACTACATACGGCGGCTGCGTATCGACACTTGATGCCGGCTGTATAGGAAAAAGCTTTGCGCTGTATCCGAAAACAATATTTTGACTGGCATATTGGCTTGATAGATTGAGTGCCTGTCGAGTGCCTATAAAAGAAGAGGCACTTCTGCTCACTGAACGAGGAGGAAATCGTCATGGCGCACCTGAACGAGCTGATGAACGCATTGCGCGATGGATGCGACCGCCCGTTCAGCGACGCCCATGCGATGCCGCCCGGCGTTTATACGTCGGCCGACTTTCTCGCGCTCGAAGAAGAGCGCATCTTCTCGCGCGAATGGCAATGCGTCGGGCGCGCGAGCGCGCTGAAAGCCCCGGGCGACTATCTCACCGCGCGCATCGCCGCGCAGCCGGTGGTCGTCTTGCGGGACGACCACATGCAGCTCAAGGCGATGTCCAATGTATGCCTGCATCGCATGTCGATATTGCTCGAAGGACGCGGCAACGTGCGACGCATCGTGTGTCCTTATCACGCGTGGAATTATTCGCTCGATGGCGCGTTGAAAGGCGCGCCGCTGATGGACCGACAAGAAGGCTTCTGCAAGGAAAGCTATAAGCTGCCCGCCGTGCGATGCGAAGAATGGCAAGGCTGGATCTATGTGACGCTCGATGCGAACGCGCCACCCGTCGGCAAACAACTTGCCGAGTTGGACACGTTGATCGAAGCGTACGGCATGACCGACTACATCGAAACGTTCTATGAAGAGCACGTGTGGGACACCAACTGGAAGATACTCGCCGAGAACTTCATGGAGAGCTATCACCTGCCGATGCTGCATCGCGCGACCGTAGGCCCCCACTCGCGTTTGGAAGAGATGGAATGTCCGCCGGGTCATGCGGCGTTCAACTATCACTGGATCACGAAAGAAGCCTCGTTGCCCATTGGTAATGCGCACCCGGACAACACGCGCTTGTCGGGGCACTGGCGCAAGACGACTGCGCTGCTCGCCATTTATCCGACGCATCTCGTGACCTTGACTCCCGGCTACTTCTGGTATCTCGTGCTTCAACCGGAGGGCGTCGGCCGCGTGCATATCCGCTTCGGCGGCGGACTCGCGCCGGAATTCATCGCCGATCCGGAAGCCAACGCGCACATGGCAACGCTCAAGAAACTGCTCGACGAAGTGAACGCCGAAGACAAGCGCGGCGTGCAAGCCGTGTTTCGCGGCGTGCATGCGCCGTTGGCGAAGCCGGGACATCTGAGCCATCTCGAGCGGCCCAATTATGACTTCGCGCGATATCTCGCGGGCAAGCTGAAATCGCAGTAAGAACGACAGGACGCCATCAAGATGTCGAACCCTTCCTTCATCTCATTCTCGGGCGTGAGCAAATCGTACGACGGCGCGAATTACGTCGTCGACGGCTTGAACCTCGACGTAAGCAAGGGAGAATTCCTGTCGCTGCTCGGGCCGTCCGGTTCGGGCAAGACCACCACGCTGATGATGCTCGCCGGTTTTGAATCGCCGACGCAGGGCGAGATCCGGCTCGATGGCAAGCGCCTCGACGACAAGCCGCCACATCGGCGCGATATCGGCATGGTGTTCCAGAACTACGCGCTCTTTCCGCATCTGACGATTGCCGAGAACGTGGCGTTCCCGCTCTCGGTGCGGCGCGTGAGCCGTGCGGACCAGAAGACACGCGTGAAGCGCGCGCTCGAAATGGTGGAATTGCCGCATCTGGCTAACAGGCGGCCGGCACAGCTTTCGGGCGGGCAACAGCAGCGCGTGGCACTTGCGCGCGCGCTCGTATTCGAGCCGAGCGTCGTGCTGATGGACGAACCGCTCGGCGCGCTGGACAAGCGCCTTCGCGAGACCATGCAGTACGAAATCATGCGGCTGCATCGCGAGTTAGCGCTGACCATCGTCTATGTGACGCACGATCAGGCCGAGGCGCTGACCATGTCGGACCGCGTCGCCGTGTTCTCCGATGGACGCATTCAGCAAGTCGCCACGCCGAGCGAGCTGTATGAGAACGCGCAGAACGCGTTCGTCGCGAACTTCGTCGGAGAGAATAATGGCCTGACGGGACGCGTCATGACCTGCGACGGCTCATGGGCGACGTTCGCGCTTTCCGACGGCAGCATCATTCGCGGCCGATGCGAGTCCGGCCTGCGCGTCGGCGACGAAGCCATGCTCGCGCTGCGCCCCGAGCGCGCTCACATCCCGAGCGCGGAAGGCATGCATCTCGACGAGCACGACAACGTCGTTCGCGCCCGCGTGAACGAACTCGTGTATTGCGGCGATCATCATCGCGTGCATCTGACGCTCGGCTCGCGCGACGCGATCGTCGTGAAAGTGCCGAATACGCAGCGTCACGCGCTGCCGTCATCCGGCGACATGATCGATGTCGCGTGGCGTCACGACGACTGCAAGATTCTCGCGATGAGCGCCCCGCCTCGCGCGAGCGCGACCCCTTCTTCCACCTCGCCAACCCCTTCCCTCATCACGACCGCACCCGCAGGAGCCAACTGACATGCGCACTCAAATCAAAGCACAATGCGCCGCACTCGCCCTACTCGCCTTCGGCACCATGACTTCGCACGCCGCTGAAACGCTGCATGTGGTCACGTTCGGCGGCGCCTTCGAAGCCGCGGCCAAGAAGGCGTGGATGGACCCGTTCACGCAGGCCACCGGCACGCAGTTCTCGCTCGAATCGTATGATGGCGGCCTCGCCAAACTCTCCGCGATGGAGCAGGCCAAGAACACGACATGGGACCTGATCGACCTCGAAACCAACGATGCGATCACCGGATGCGACGAAGGGCTGCTCCAGAAATTCGACAAGAAGTCCCTCGGCAATACCAGCGACTTCATTCCCGGATCGCTCAGCGATTGCGCGGTCGCGAGCATGGTCTGGTCGACGGTCTATGCGTATGACACGAGCAAGCTGAAGAGCGCGCCTTCCACCGTCAACGACTTCTTCGACACGCAGAAATTCCCTGGCAAGCGCGGCCTGCGCAAGTCGCCGAAGGTGACGCTGGAGTGGGCGCTGATCGCCGATGGCGTGGATCCGAAGGATGTGTACAAGGTGCTCGGCACGCCCGCGGGCGTCGATCGCGCGTTCAAGAAGCTCGACACCATCAAGAAGGACATCGTGTGGTGGGAGTCGGGCGCGCAGGCGCCGCAGCTGCTCGCCGACGGCGCCGTCGTGATGGTGCAAGCGTATAACGGCCGCATCGACGATGCCGTGAGGAAGGACCACAAGCCGTTCAAGTCCGTGTGGGACGCGCAGGTCTACGACTTCGAATGGTGGGCCATTCCGACCGGCGCGAAGAATGCCGACCTCGCCGCGAAGTTCATCGTATCGCAGGCGCAGCCGAAGGCATCGGCGGATTTGTCGAAGTACATCGCCTATGCGCCGCCGCGCAAGGAAGCCGTCGCGCTCGTCGACAAGCAGCGTCTCGCCGACATGCCGACCGCGCCCGCGAACTTCAAGCGCGCCGTGCAGATCAACGCGAACTTCTGGGCCGACAACGCAGACGCCATCAACAAGCGCTTTCAGGTCTGGCTGACGCAATAAGCGGCCACGGCATAAGAGAGGACGAACATGCCCGCATCGATTCACGCGACGACCGCCGGCTCGCACGCAAACGCCGAAGGCCGCGCGTCGTACAACAAGGCGCAACGACGCGCCTCGATGCGGGCGCTTCTGCTCGCGTTGCCGTTGATCGTATTTCTGTTGTCTACGTTCATCGCGCCGATTGCGCTGCTGCTTGCGCGCAGCGCGCAGAACCACGAAGTGCCGGACGGCATGCCCGCGCTCGCGCGCGCATTGAATGCATGGGACGGTCAGGGCGTACCGGATGAACATACTTTCGCCCTCCTCGCATCCGGATTGAAGGAAGCGCAGGAAAGCGGTCAGCTCGGCACGATCGCGCGGCGTCTCAACTTCGCGCAGCCCGAGTTCCGCAGCTTGTTGATGCGCACCGCCCGCAAGCTGCATGACGACACGCCGAAAGCATGGAAGCCCGCGTTGATCGAGATCGACGAGCGTTGGAATTCGCCGGAAATCTGGCGTTTGCTCAAGCGTGCCGCTCAATCGCCGACGCCCGACTATCTGCTCGCCGCCGTCGATGCCCAGGTCACGCCGCAAGGCACGATCGCGTCGATGCCGGCGAATGCGTCCGTCTATCGCGAAGCCTTCGCCCGCACGGTATCCATCAGCGCGACGGTCACGCTGCTGTGCCTCGTGCTCGGTTATCCGGTTGCCTGGCTGCTCGCGAATCTGCCCGCGAAGACCAGCAACCGGCTGATGCTCTTCGTGATCGTGCCGTTCTGGACGTCGCTGCTCGTGCGCACCACCGCGTGGTATGTGCTGCTGCAACCGGGCGGCGTCATCAATAGCGTGCTGTCGGGACTCGGACTCGCGACGCATCCGGTACCGCTCATCTTCAATCGCACGGGCGTGCTGATCGGCATGACGCATGTCCTCTTGCCGTACATGATCCTCGCGATCTACTCGGTGATGAAAAGCGTGTCGCCCGTTTATATGCGCGCCGCCAAGTCGCTCGGCGCGCATCCGTTCACTGCGTTCGTTCGCGTGTATGTACCGCAGACATTGCCCGGCGTCGGCGCGGGATGTTTTCTCGTTTTCGTACTCGCGCTCGGTTACTACATCACGCCCGCGCTGCTCGGCGGCGCAGGCGACGAGATGATCAGCCAGCTCATCGCCATTCAGACGAACACGCAACTGAACTGGGGTCTCGCGGGCGCGCTGTCGGCCTACCTCGTGATCTTCACGGCGGTGTTCTATTTCCTGTTCAACCGCATCGTCGGCATCGACCGGCTGCGCTTCGGTTGATTCGACCCATCCGGAGGAAAGCTCATGCAAGACAAACGCAACACGGTGCTGACGGAACGCATCGCTGCGGGCTGGGTGCGCCTGCACACCGCGCTTGTCCTGTTCTTTCTGATCGCGCCGATCCTCGCCATCATCCCGCTATCGTTTAATTCGGGCTCCTACTTTTCCTATCCGATGGAGGGCTTTTCATTCCGTTGGTACGAAAAGGCGCTGACGAGCGGCGACTGGCAGCGCGCATTGTTGAACAGCATCGGCATCGGCGCGGCGTCGACCTTCATCGCCACGTGCTTAGGCACGCTCGCGGCGCTCGGCTTGTCGCGCTCGCAGTTTCCGCTGCGCTCGGTCGTCATGCCCATTCTGATCTCGCCGATGATCGTGCCTATCGTCGTGGTCGCGGCAGGTTTCTATCTGATCTTCGCGCCGTTGGGGCTCGTGAATTCGTATCCGGGCGTCGTGCTCGCGCATGCCGCGCTCGGTACGCCCTTCGTCGTCATCACGGTGACGGCGTCGTTGCTGTCCTTCGATCAGAGCTTGTTGCGCGCCGCATCGGGCCTCGGCGCGACGCCCTGGATCGCGTTTCGTCGCGTCACGTTGCCGCTCATCACGCCGGCCGTCGCGACAGGAAGCGTGTTCGCGTTCGCGACATCGTTCGACGAGGTCATCGTGATCCTCTTTATCGGCGGGCCCGATCAGAAGACAGTGCCGCGTCAGATGTGGAGCGGCATTCGCGACGCCATCGATCCTTCGATTCTCGCGGTCGCGACGATGCTGATCGTCTTCGCCGTGCTGCTGTTCGCCAGCATCAACCGCCAGAGAGCGCGAGCGTTGGCGGCGAATCAGGCGCTGACCTGATCTGCGTGGAAGTGGCGAGTCGGCCCTTGGTGCGGCGATTGCTGGGCAAACGCCAAGCACTTCACTCTCAGGGCCAGGCATGAAACGCTATAAAGCACTCGTGGCGGGCGGCGTCGGCGTGATCGGACGTCAACTCGTCGATCATCTCGCGTCGCTGCCGGATTGGGACGTCATCGGTCTGTCACGACGCACGCCCGATCAAGCGCAACCCGGCGAGCACATTGCCGTCGATCTGCTGGATCCGGAAGACGTGCGCGCGAAGCTCGGCGGGCTCAGCGACGTCACGCACATCTTTCACGCCGCGTATCAGGAAAAGCCCACGCCGCAAGCGCTCATCGACGTGAACCTCGGCATGTTGCGCAATCTGGTGAGCGTCGTAGCCGACAGTTCGTCGGCGCTTCAGCGCGTCCTGTTATACGAGGGCGCGAAGTATTACGGCGCGCACCTCGGCCGCTTCAAAACGCCCGCGCGCGAAGACGATCCGCGACACATGCCGCCGAACTTCTACTACGACATGGAAGACTGGCTCGTCGAGGAAGCGGCAGACAAGGGCTGGGATGCGGTCGTGCTTCGCCCCGATGTGGTGTGCGGCTTTGCGCTCGGCAATCCGATGAATCTCTCGATGGTCATTGCCGTGTATGCCGCGATCAGCAAGGAACTCGGACTGCCGCTGCGTTTCCCGGGCACCGCGACGTGCTACGGCAAGCTCGCGCAAGTCACCGATGCCGCGCAACTCGCGCGCGGGTCCGTGTGGGCCGCGACCGACGCGCCCGGCGGCGAGAGCTATAACCTCACGAACGGCGATGTATTCCGCTGGGACCAGCTATGGCCCGCCATCGCCGATCATCTCGACATGCCGCTCGCCGAACCGCAGACCATCAGCCTGCGCGACTACATGGCCGACAAGGGACCACTGTGGGAGCGCATGGTGAAGAAGTACGATCTCGTCGATATTCCATACGAGCACGTCGCCGCGTGGGGCTTCGGCGACTTCATCTTCCGCTGCGACTGGGACGTGATCTCCAGCACGACCAAGATCCGGCAGGCTGGCTTTCATGATGTCGTCGATAGCACCGACATGTTCCTGCGTCTCTTCGATGAGTTTCGCGAGCGCAAGGCGATTCCTTGAGCGGATCACTTCGGAGGCGCGGACGAGTGGCTCGAAGCACGACGCTGACGGCGACAAATAACCATGCGTTCAGCGAAACCGGCTCGCGATATGCTCGGGGATATTCTCGGGCGTGACCACGACGACGGAAGAAGACGGCGCAATCGCAGAAGCAGGAATAAGCCGATGATAGTGCATGATGTGCTGGCAAGCTGAACGCATGTCCTGACGCAAGTCGTGATGAAGAATCGCTTGTACCTTCCGCTCGCGCAGCAAGCCGACGTTGTCGCGGTCGAGATCATGCCCGATGAAGCAAAGCGGGCGCTGGTTCGCCGCCTGCAGCACTTTCAGCACGGCCGCATTGCCGCCGCCCATCGAGTACACCGCCGCAATCTCCGAACGGTTCGTCACGACTTTGCGCATGCGCGCTTCGGTTTGCATGTTGAGGCCGTGTCCGCCGCTCGCGTCGAGCAAATCGAGGTTCGGATAACTCACGCGCAGCGCGCGTCGAAAGCTCGCCTCGCGCTCTTCTTCTCCTCTGAAGCCTTCGTCGCTCATGGTGACGAGCACGGTTCCGTTAAGACCGCGTAGCCACTGGCCGATGAGATACGCCGCCGTCGCGCCCGCCACGCGATTGTCCAGCCCCGCATAGGCGATGCGTGCCGACAGCGGAATGTCCGTGAACGTGGTTACGACCGGTATGCCGATTGTCTTCAACACGCCGATCGCCTCGGAAATCTCGGGGACGTCACGCGCTTTCAGCACCACGCCGTGACTGCCGCGCCTGCCGATTGCGTGTAGCGTTTCGACGACCTCCGCGGTCGCCATCGTTTCCCGCATGAAGAAACGCGGTCGCAGCACGACGGGATGGAATGCGGGCAACTCCGCTTCGAGCGCCTCCTGAATCTCGGTGGTGAACCGGGACGGGGCTTCGGCCACAACGTCGATGATGAGCTT carries:
- a CDS encoding ABC transporter substrate-binding protein; this translates as MRTQIKAQCAALALLAFGTMTSHAAETLHVVTFGGAFEAAAKKAWMDPFTQATGTQFSLESYDGGLAKLSAMEQAKNTTWDLIDLETNDAITGCDEGLLQKFDKKSLGNTSDFIPGSLSDCAVASMVWSTVYAYDTSKLKSAPSTVNDFFDTQKFPGKRGLRKSPKVTLEWALIADGVDPKDVYKVLGTPAGVDRAFKKLDTIKKDIVWWESGAQAPQLLADGAVVMVQAYNGRIDDAVRKDHKPFKSVWDAQVYDFEWWAIPTGAKNADLAAKFIVSQAQPKASADLSKYIAYAPPRKEAVALVDKQRLADMPTAPANFKRAVQINANFWADNADAINKRFQVWLTQ
- a CDS encoding ABC transporter ATP-binding protein, which produces MSNPSFISFSGVSKSYDGANYVVDGLNLDVSKGEFLSLLGPSGSGKTTTLMMLAGFESPTQGEIRLDGKRLDDKPPHRRDIGMVFQNYALFPHLTIAENVAFPLSVRRVSRADQKTRVKRALEMVELPHLANRRPAQLSGGQQQRVALARALVFEPSVVLMDEPLGALDKRLRETMQYEIMRLHRELALTIVYVTHDQAEALTMSDRVAVFSDGRIQQVATPSELYENAQNAFVANFVGENNGLTGRVMTCDGSWATFALSDGSIIRGRCESGLRVGDEAMLALRPERAHIPSAEGMHLDEHDNVVRARVNELVYCGDHHRVHLTLGSRDAIVVKVPNTQRHALPSSGDMIDVAWRHDDCKILAMSAPPRASATPSSTSPTPSLITTAPAGAN
- a CDS encoding ABC transporter permease; this translates as MQDKRNTVLTERIAAGWVRLHTALVLFFLIAPILAIIPLSFNSGSYFSYPMEGFSFRWYEKALTSGDWQRALLNSIGIGAASTFIATCLGTLAALGLSRSQFPLRSVVMPILISPMIVPIVVVAAGFYLIFAPLGLVNSYPGVVLAHAALGTPFVVITVTASLLSFDQSLLRAASGLGATPWIAFRRVTLPLITPAVATGSVFAFATSFDEVIVILFIGGPDQKTVPRQMWSGIRDAIDPSILAVATMLIVFAVLLFASINRQRARALAANQALT
- a CDS encoding SRPBCC family protein, with translation MAHLNELMNALRDGCDRPFSDAHAMPPGVYTSADFLALEEERIFSREWQCVGRASALKAPGDYLTARIAAQPVVVLRDDHMQLKAMSNVCLHRMSILLEGRGNVRRIVCPYHAWNYSLDGALKGAPLMDRQEGFCKESYKLPAVRCEEWQGWIYVTLDANAPPVGKQLAELDTLIEAYGMTDYIETFYEEHVWDTNWKILAENFMESYHLPMLHRATVGPHSRLEEMECPPGHAAFNYHWITKEASLPIGNAHPDNTRLSGHWRKTTALLAIYPTHLVTLTPGYFWYLVLQPEGVGRVHIRFGGGLAPEFIADPEANAHMATLKKLLDEVNAEDKRGVQAVFRGVHAPLAKPGHLSHLERPNYDFARYLAGKLKSQ
- a CDS encoding SDR family oxidoreductase, translating into MKRYKALVAGGVGVIGRQLVDHLASLPDWDVIGLSRRTPDQAQPGEHIAVDLLDPEDVRAKLGGLSDVTHIFHAAYQEKPTPQALIDVNLGMLRNLVSVVADSSSALQRVLLYEGAKYYGAHLGRFKTPAREDDPRHMPPNFYYDMEDWLVEEAADKGWDAVVLRPDVVCGFALGNPMNLSMVIAVYAAISKELGLPLRFPGTATCYGKLAQVTDAAQLARGSVWAATDAPGGESYNLTNGDVFRWDQLWPAIADHLDMPLAEPQTISLRDYMADKGPLWERMVKKYDLVDIPYEHVAAWGFGDFIFRCDWDVISSTTKIRQAGFHDVVDSTDMFLRLFDEFRERKAIP
- a CDS encoding LacI family DNA-binding transcriptional regulator — encoded protein: MAHRFLVKEIALQAGVGVATVDRVLNGRPNVREGTRRRVEQAIRELEKQALQLATTGRKLIIDVVAEAPSRFTTEIQEALEAELPAFHPVVLRPRFFMRETMATAEVVETLHAIGRRGSHGVVLKARDVPEISEAIGVLKTIGIPVVTTFTDIPLSARIAYAGLDNRVAGATAAYLIGQWLRGLNGTVLVTMSDEGFRGEEEREASFRRALRVSYPNLDLLDASGGHGLNMQTEARMRKVVTNRSEIAAVYSMGGGNAAVLKVLQAANQRPLCFIGHDLDRDNVGLLRERKVQAILHHDLRQDMRSACQHIMHYHRLIPASAIAPSSSVVVVTPENIPEHIASRFR
- a CDS encoding LysR family transcriptional regulator, encoding MESHPLRYSLRQLRYFVVAAEALSFTAAARKLHISQPSISTALADLEVSFGVQLFIRHHASGLSLTQAGRDLLGQARNLLKIAEELQMAAKELDGGMTGSIALGCLVSLAPPLMPGLISRFTADHAGIAFRTVEGHQDALLRGLHDGSIDLALTYSLDLTEDIAFTPLLSLPPYAILPRTHRLARARKISLADLLPEPYVMLDLPHSREYFAALFDAVGNRPVPAFRSSQPEVVRGMVANGLGYSLLNFPLKSNRTVDGEEFVIKRFKDNVNATMLGVAQSRTMKPRQVVHRFTSFCENYIRRLRIDT
- a CDS encoding ABC transporter permease; its protein translation is MPASIHATTAGSHANAEGRASYNKAQRRASMRALLLALPLIVFLLSTFIAPIALLLARSAQNHEVPDGMPALARALNAWDGQGVPDEHTFALLASGLKEAQESGQLGTIARRLNFAQPEFRSLLMRTARKLHDDTPKAWKPALIEIDERWNSPEIWRLLKRAAQSPTPDYLLAAVDAQVTPQGTIASMPANASVYREAFARTVSISATVTLLCLVLGYPVAWLLANLPAKTSNRLMLFVIVPFWTSLLVRTTAWYVLLQPGGVINSVLSGLGLATHPVPLIFNRTGVLIGMTHVLLPYMILAIYSVMKSVSPVYMRAAKSLGAHPFTAFVRVYVPQTLPGVGAGCFLVFVLALGYYITPALLGGAGDEMISQLIAIQTNTQLNWGLAGALSAYLVIFTAVFYFLFNRIVGIDRLRFG